Proteins encoded together in one Lathyrus oleraceus cultivar Zhongwan6 chromosome 5, CAAS_Psat_ZW6_1.0, whole genome shotgun sequence window:
- the LOC127086811 gene encoding ribonucleoside-diphosphate reductase large subunit yields the protein MYVIKRDGSQEPVQFDKITARIKELTHGLNPEHCDPVLVSQKVCAGIYKGVTTSYLDELAAETAAGMAVIHPDYATLAVRISVSNLHKNTNKSFSETIKILYNNFDERSGFNAPLIANDVYQIIIKNAARLDSDIIYDRDFDYDYFGFKTLEKSYLFKAQGKVVERPQHMLMRVAIGIHKNDIESAVKTYHMMSQLWYTHASTTLLNAGTPKPQLSSCFIVCMKDDSIEGIYDTLKECAVISKSAGGIGISIHNIRARGSYIFGTNGTSNGIVPMLRVYNDTVRHFDEGTGKRKGAFAVYLEPWHADIYDLLDLRKYHGKEENRSSDLYYALWVPDLFMERVKSDGEWSLFCPNQSPGLADCWGAKFEDLYHRYEREGKATMVVQAQTLWFEILKAQIETGTPYMLFKDTCNRKSNHQHLGTIKSSNLCAEIIQYSSPTETAVCSLASIALPQCVREKGVPMKSHPSKLVGSTGSGNRYFDFDKLAEVTATVTANLNKVIHVNYYPVANAVVSNLRHRPIGIGVQGLADTFILLGMPFNSPVAQLLNMDIFETIYYHALKTSSNLAAKEGPYLTYSGSPLSKGVLQPDMWGVTPSNRWDWKELRETISKTGVRNSLLVAPMPTASTSQILGNNVCFEPYSSYIYNRQALSGEFVSVNKHLLHDLTEMGLWSPTIKNKIIHGNGSVQNIPEIPAELKSIYKTAWEIRKTTLVDMAAARGCYIDQSQSLNIHMAEPTIEELTSLHFYAWSKCLKTGMCYLRTQAAEDSLKFTVDTSAFKETSNVESDDNDAKTAEMLLSLSIREGYFASGI from the exons ATGTACGTGATAAAGAGAGATGGAAGCCAAGAACCCGTTCAATTCGACAAGATAACCGCGCGTATCAAGGAACTCACCCATGGATTGAACCCCGAGCACTGTGATCCCGTTTTGGTTTCTCAGAAAGTATGCGCCGGCATCTACAAGGGTGTTACCACCTCTTATCTCGATGAACTAGCGGCTGAAACCGCCGCTGGCATGGCGGTCATCCATCCTGACTATGCTACC TTGGCTGTGAGGATTTCTGTTTCTAATCTGCACAAGAACACGAATAAGTCCTTTTCAGAGAC GATAAAGATCTTGTACAATAATTTTGATGAGAGATCTGGATTCAATGCTCCTTTGATCGCCAATGATGTCTATCAGATTATTATCAAG AATGCTGCTCGTTTGGACAGTGATATCATCTATGACAGGGACTTTGACTACGATTATTTTGGTTTCAAAACCCTAGAGAAATCCTACCTTTTCAAGGCTCAAGGAAAGGTTGTGGAAAGGCCTCAGCACATGTTGATGAGGGTTGCTATTGGAATTCACAAAAATGATATAGAATCTGCTGTCAAGACTTACCACATGATGTCTCAACTGTGGTATACGCATGCGTCTACGACTCTATTAAATGCTGGTACACCTAAGCCCCAA TTGAGTAGTTGCTTTATAGTATGCATGAAAGATGATAGTATAGAGGGTATATATGATACTTTGAAAGAGTGTGCTGTCATCAGTAAATCAGCTGGAGGAATTGGTATCTCTATTCACAACATTCGTGCTAGAGGAAGTTACATTTTTGGGACTAATGGGACATCCAATGGCATTGTTCCAATGCTGCGCGTGTACAATGATACTGTACGCCATTTTGATGAAGGGACGGGCAAGAGGAAAG GTGCATTTGCTGTGTATTTGGAACCATGGCATGCTGACATATATGACTTACTGGATTTAAGAAAATATCATGGAAAA GAAGAGAACCGTTCTTCTGATCTTTATTATGCTCTTTGGGTGCCTGATCTTTTCATGGAAAGGGTTAAGAGTGATGGGGAATGGTCTTTGTTTTGCCCCAATCAATCACCAGGTTTGGCAGATTGTTGGGGTGCCAAATTTGAGGATCTTTATCATCGTTATGAAAGAGAA GGAAAAGCAACAATGGTTGTTCAGGCACAGACACTCTGGTTTGAAATACTGAAGGCACAGATAGAAACTGGAACTCCTTACATGCTTTTTAAG GATACTTGCAATAGGAAAAGCAACCATCAGCATTTGGGTACAATTAAGTCGTCAAACTTGTGTGCCGAGATAATTCAGTATTCAAGTCCAACTGAAACTGCTGTGTGCAGTCTGGCATCAATTGCACTACCACAGTGTGTAAGAGAAAAG GGCGTACCAATGAAATCTCATCCATCCAAGCTTGTTGGAAGCACAGGTTCTGGAAATCGATATTTTGACTTTGATAAACTAGCAGAG GTTACTGCGACAGTCACCGCAAATCTGAATAAAGTAATTCATGTTAATTACTACCCAGTTGCAAACGCAGTCGTGTCTAACTTACGGCACAGACCTATAGGTATTGGCGTTCAGGGTCTTGCTGATACATTCATACTACTTGGCATGCCATTTAATTCACCAGTG GCTCAACTGTTGAACATGGATATATTTGAAACTATATATTATCATGCTCTAAAAACTTCATCTAACTTGGCTGCAAAAGAAGGTCCCTATTTGACATATAGTGGCAGCCCTTTAAGCAAG GGAGTTCTTCAACCAGACATGTGGGGTGTGACACCCTCAAATCGTTGGGATTGGAAAGAACTTCGAGAGACGATATCAAAAACGGGTGTTAGAAATTCACTTCTGGTGGCCCCTATGCCAACTGCATCCACTAGTCAGATTCTTGGAAATAATGTATGTTTTGAGCCATATAGTTCATATATCTACAATCGTCAAGCTTTAAG TGGTGAATTTGTTTCCGTGAACAAGCATCTTCTTCATGACTTGACTGAAATGGGACTATGGTCCCCCACAATCAAGAACAAGATTATTCATGGAAATGGTTCGGTTCAAAATATTCCAGAAATACCTGCAGAGCTGAAGTCTATATACAA AACTGCTTGGGAGATAAGAAAAACGACATTGGTTGATATGGCAGCTGCTCGAGGATGCTACATAGATCAGAGTCAAAGCTTAAATATTCACATGGCTGAACCCACCATTGAAGAGCTAACTTCCCTGCATTTCTATGCATGGTCCAAG TGTCTAAAGACGGGGATGTGTTATCTCCGAACACAAGCTGCAGAAGATTCTCTTAAGTTTACTGTTGATACTTCTGCTTTCAAA GAAACATCTAACGTGGAATCTGATGATAATGATGCAAAGACGGCAGAAATGTTGTTGTCTCTTTCAATTCGCGAGGGCTACTTTGCTAGTGGAATTTGA